GGCCTTGGAAACAACCCTGGCCACTCTCAAAAAGCGTTTTGGTGAAGGCGCCATCATGAAACTGGGCGAGGCAGCTGACCTGCGGGTCGAAGCCATCCCCACCGGCTCCCTCTCCCTCGACCTGGCTCTTGGCATCGGTGGCGTGCCCAGA
This genomic window from Chloroflexota bacterium contains:
- a CDS encoding DNA recombination/repair protein RecA yields the protein MRGDGKNKALETTLATLKKRFGEGAIMKLGEAADLRVEAIPTGSLSLDLALGIGGVPR